In the Arachis ipaensis cultivar K30076 chromosome B04, Araip1.1, whole genome shotgun sequence genome, AGAGGATCCACTCCTTTAATTTACGTTCACGTGCCACTATACCTGTCTTTTCTTTGAGCGCACGTTCTATACTCCTGTCCTTGTTGTTGttgcttcttattcttcttctttatcccTGTCGCGCACATTCTCCTCCTCCTTCTACGTCATCTTTAGTCGTTGTTACTACCACCACCCATTTTTCCTTCTCATTCTCTTCCTTCTTCGTTTCTCATTTGAATTcattcttctcctccttttttatTCTCCTCCTCCTCCATTGTCGTCGTCATCGTTATTATCGATATCATTATCGCCTGTATCGtcgttcttttattgttgttattgttgatgttttttctttttctcttcctctttatagtgattttgcaacattatgcgtttttaattcttctttatttgatttttttgttctTATTAAGAGAATAAAACAATAAGAATCATGAGAAAGTAAAAGAAGATAATAATGAtggaggagaaagaagaagaggaggaagagtttGCTTGTATGTGTGTGttattttttatcaaagatagggaAACTCAAACCCACAACCTCTaagtgagtatggagagactatgccatttgagttttAACTCGTAATTTTGGTACATTCTGGAATTAATTTCGGTGCATTCtgagtttaatttttatgcattatGGTCTGAGCTTGTTTTAAACTGAGTCTATTGTGTATCGTCATTATTAAGGAATTTCGGTGCGTTCTTGATTTAAATAAAGTgcacacaattcaaaactcttcttcttcatgctTTTTATCTTCTACTtcgtctttttcttcttttttcatattttttttcttcatattcttcttatttcatttgttcataattatttttgtttactttttttaGAGGAATAAAATCAACAAAAAGAGAAGGAGAAACAGAAGAAGAATAAATTTCGGTCAATTTTATCTAAGAATTCAATCTAATAAGTGTAAACTTATATTTATTCAACTAAACAAGATTACAATACAGTACAAATATGTTCATTCAAATCTAATATGAGAAGTAATGCTACTAAAAGAAAAAACAAGAGCAACAGcaaaaaaaaatggaaataaaaagaagaaaaaaaaacaacattaaaaaagatatttttgtgcTTTTATATCAAACTTTCGACGTAAAAATTAAGACATTTATGTAGtattgttaaaaaattttattgttaTCTTTTTGATAAATTCTGCACCATTCtaaaactcttcttcttcctcctttttatcttctgctttgttttcttcttatttttaatctttttttcttcatcttctcattttttattttattttctcataattattttttattttattatattgagagaaataaaaaaataactacaataaattaaaaaagaaaaagaaaaagagaaaaaaaaataaaaataaaacgcaACAACGTAATAGTAGTatcaatagaaaaaaaagaaagagatgcACAAAATATTATTGACTCGAGCGTCATTTGCATTAGTGAAATACATATGTGTATACACTACTTGTAATGAAAgtgatttttattaaatttaaactaatttaattaaacttaATTGTCAACAAAAATTTGGATATGTacgataagaaaaagaaaaaaaagtataggagaCCAGCACTTTTGTTGAAATCTGGCTagtacttaaccatcaaaagaaaaatgaTTAATCCTACACCATTAGATAtcatctcacactattaaaaacaatctcgctacgttaccaacaacaTTTCTGTCAAcgtctgccaactcttatttataactgtgtttaatgGAAGTGTTTTTGTAGacgtgtctaataaaaatatttttttataactgagtctaatagaagtgtctttatagatgtaTTTTTTAGATGTGTCTATTTatacatgtgtttaaaatataataattaattattgttagtaATAAGTTGACAAATAATCTATTGGTACCCTATATTTTTTCTTAATAAAAAGTGATGGTNNNNNNNNNNNNNNNNNNNNNNNNNNNNNNNNNNNNNNNNNNNNNNNNNNNNNNNNNNNNNNNNNNNNNNNNNNNNNNNNNNNNNNNNNNNNNNNNNNNNNNNNNNNNNNNNNNNNNNNNNNNNNNNNNNNNNNNNNNNNNNNNNNNNNNNNNNNNNNNNNNNNNNNNNNNNNNNNNNNNNNNNNNNNNNNNNNNNNNNNNNNNNNNNNNNNNNNNNNNNNNNNNNNNNNNNNNNNNNNNNNNNNNNNNNNNNNNNNNNNNNNNNNNNNNNNNNNNNNNNNNNNNNNNNNNNNNNNNNNNNNNNNNCCCtatacttttcaaaaaaaaaaattactattatAAATTTTAGAATTGAATGAAGTTAATTGTAAATTTTGGGGCTAGATCGAGTATCACCTCAACATTTATACCCTGCCTCCGTCACTGTATACTACTCAGTATTCACTATTCAGTACACTAATCACTAGTTCACTACACTCTGCTTCACTCATTTCCTCAGAAACTTAACCCCCACgcagttctctctctctctctctctctctctctctctcgcaatGGCCGCTGGTATGGATATGTCCCTTGACGAAGTCATCAAGAAGTCCGCGGCTGAGTCCGCCGCTCGCCGCCGCCCAAGGTATCCTCTCTCAGGCCTTGGTCCCGACCGCCGCATCTCAACATTCAGGGTTTTGGTTGGTTGGAGAAGGGTAAATAAAAACGATACTTAACCCCAGAAGTTTCGAccttgttttcatttttttccttccATTATCGCGATTtcgcagaaaaaaaaattataaagaaaaaaaaaaaagttgctgtcagggtatttttttttattagaaatagaaaaatgtGAGTTCTGTACTAAACATGTTATaatattttagggtttagggttctgttgttttgattttgattgTGAGAATGTGAAGAATGATTTGCAGGTTGGAAGGCAAATGTTGCAAGGGAGTGTTGTTCCTGGTGTTGGACTGGTTATGGGTCACGGAGCTGGAGTTGGAGCTGAACCTGACACTGAAACCAAACTCTATATTTCTAACTTGGATTATGGTGTTTCCAACGAAGATATTAAGGTCTTAATGTCTTATTGTTATTCTCTCTTGAAATTTATCTCTTATTTTTTTCCCCCTTCTATTTTTGTTCACTTCGGATGgtttatgatttttattcttgcttTCCTTCCTGATTTGTTTTGTTTAGTGCTGTGGGTATATACTATCAAAATAATCAGTGTTAAGTGAGGAATGTTTAGTTTTGATAATGCATGAgggaatgaatgaatgatgatgATACGGTTGTATCATATTGATTTTGCATACGTTTTTCAGGACTATACAATGAACTATAAAACGTTGACATGGTGACACACTTCTGAAATTATGATGACCTTGAAGTGTTGGACTTATGACAGTGCTATGACTTATTGATGAACTATGCAAGCAAAATGATCTGTGCTAATGTACCATGATGACAAGGACAAATTCACCTTTAAAAGAAACTAGACAATGATACCTTTAGGGATTGGCATTTGGTTTTGACAACTCTGTAGGATTTTTAAGATTCTATGGCCATCAGTTTTTATCAGTCAAATGATGTCAAGAAATGAGAGCTGTTGTGTGCCTTTTGCAGCTGCTGTTTGCAGAAGAGGGCGAGTTAAAGAGATACTCCATACATTATGACAAGAGTGGAAGATCAAAGGGGACAGCAGAAGTTGTCTTTGTGAGGAAGTCTGATGCTCTAGCAGCCATGAAGAAATACAACAACA is a window encoding:
- the LOC107635660 gene encoding THO complex subunit 4A — its product is MAAGMDMSLDEVIKKSAAESAARRRPRYPLSGLGPDRRISTFRVLVGWRRGLGFCCFDFDCENVKNDLQVGRQMLQGSVVPGVGLVMGHGAGVGAEPDTETKLYISNLDYGVSNEDIKLLFAEEGELKRYSIHYDKSGRSKGTAEVVFVRKSDALAAMKKYNNMKLDGKPLQIELVGTTVVPAPDVRPVVQNSILGKPSNFFVCGQGTVDDRSFQNGILGDYHRTIQNGILGDYHRRGLSDRIGGKIPIGRRVSSRDLDDDLERYNQRPRGGPRSRGRRETRDQNNGKLSRKDLDDDLERYRMEAMQLKKKNPN